The Ornithorhynchus anatinus isolate Pmale09 chromosome 11, mOrnAna1.pri.v4, whole genome shotgun sequence genomic interval CCCATCCCCGACCCGGGAGTACCTTGACCGAGAGGGGCCCTGCTGGCCCTGCGCTGCTGCCGGAGTCGCTTCAGGTGGGCCTTGCCGCTGTAGTGGGTCTGGGCCTGGGCGGCCGAGTTCAGCTGGACGTTGCAGAGGTCGCAGAGGGTGTAGGTGGGGcgcttcctctccctcttggcCCGGGGGGGctcgggaggcccgggggggcaCTCTGCACTCCCCGGG includes:
- the LOC120638685 gene encoding zinc finger matrin-type protein 3-like, producing MKRPLSPSPPTEPDPPGGPAPPGSAECPPGPPEPPRAKRERKRPTYTLCDLCNVQLNSAAQAQTHYSGKAHLKRLRQQRRASRAPLGQASLCAPGPSRAEPNRANMLRKPPERNLSSPDPETPAPKHRSRLARW